In Bos taurus isolate L1 Dominette 01449 registration number 42190680 breed Hereford chromosome 9, ARS-UCD2.0, whole genome shotgun sequence, a single genomic region encodes these proteins:
- the LOC132346186 gene encoding collagen alpha-1(I) chain-like — MQRLSTYLPELAHGIAIHISLAKPSHMKEKKRPGKCHEHLRFAAGWKLISVLHPHPHPHLQIPSIPTILLRAETRATDCGAASRALPDGALGYRPAAQRSPGLNLRSAAPPGPTHWLRRRSSSPTALGAEGSQGPGRVCCRSRLLLARLPGPGRALRLLTGRSWPQLASLIGGSGQGRGQGGAGAGRGRVLTERAGGGERSRAERLPGRGCGRRGACGSPDGAEPAGGRAARGGRRRAVPSLAGWPLQGRACQLPSPPRRRRGPSAVRGRRAARDTKGARAAGAGLRRRPARPDGPAAPRGPGKVCGWSAGRPGPRGLRGASSRGRGELASGRQGGEGAAERDRGMAGGRGLGGAGDGGAGARGAGGAGEARGRSQTRGPRPAAFAPMSSPGLQLRDHRGTLPATPPPRFRGELGSRFCLGLSASGTAKRRAETLTCARNRPPYPTTPFSPGEGTCQPRVFKHLYVKVALRVRGGNPFPMASFLKRLRTDQLCGSPRSCIGPGWGPSQAQGEVPGAPAAPSRPPDSV, encoded by the exons aaagaaaaaaaaagacctggcAAGTGCCATGAGCACCTGCGTTTTGCAGCAGGATGGAAACTGATCTCcgtcctccacccccacccccacccccacttgcaGATCCCTAGCATTCCGACGATTTTATTAAGGGCAGAAACAAGAGCTACGGACTGCGGCGCAGCATCTCGAGCGCTGCCTGACGGAGCCCTTGGC TACCGCCCCGCAGCCCAGCGCTCCCCGGGACTAAATCTACGCTCGGCGGCTCCGCCCGGCCCAACCCACTGGCTCCGGCGGCGGTCCAGTTCCCCCACGGCCCTCGGAGCAGAAGGCTCCCAGGGCCCGGGGCGGGTGTGTTGCCGGAGTCGCCTCCTATTGGCTCGCCTCCCGGGGCCGGGCCGCGCTCTCCGGCTCCTGACTGGACGGAGCTGGCCCCAGCTGGCCTCACTCATTGGAGGGAGCGGACAGGGGCGGGGCCaaggcggggccggggcggggcggggccgggtcCTGACGGAGCGCGCCGGCGGCGGAGAGCGGAGCAGGGCTGAGCGGCTGCCGGGCCGGGGTTGCGGGCGGCGCGGAGCCTGCGGGAGTCCGGACGGCGCGGAGCCTGCGGGAGgccgggcggcgcggggcggccGCCGGCGGGCGGTGCCGTCTCTCGCGGGGTGGCCGCTCCAGGGGCGCGCCTGTCAGCTCCCCTCGCCTCCCCGGCGGCGCCGCGGCCCGTCAGCTGTCAGGGGGCGGCGGGCGGCGCGGGACACAAAGGGCGCGCGGGCGGCCGGTGCGGGACTACGGCGCCGCCCGGCCCGACCCGACGGCCCCGCCGCGCCGCGAGGCCCGGGAAAAGTTTGCGGCTGGTCCGCGGGGCGACCCGGCCCCCGGGGGCTCCGGGGCGCGTCGTCGCGGGGCCGCGGTGAGTTGGCTTCGGGCCGCCAGGGCGGAGAGGGGGCGGCGGAGAGAGACCGGGGGATGGCCGGGGGCCGCGGCCTTGGGGGCGCGGGGGATGGGGGGGccggggcgcggggcgcgggcgGGGCGGGCGAGGCGCGAGGGCGCTCCCAGACCCGGGGCCCGCGGCCGGCCGCCTTCGCCCCCATGTCCTCCCCGGGGCTGCAGCTGCGCGACCATCGCGGCAccctccccgccaccccaccccccagattCCGAGGCGAACTCGGGTCGCGGTTCTGCCTGGGCCTCAGTGCGAGCGGGACAGCGAAGCGCCGGGCCGAGACCTTGACGTGCGCCCGGAACCGCCCCCCCTACCCCACCACCCCCTTCAGTCCCGGAGAAGGAACTTGTCAGCCTCGTGTTTTCAAACATTTATATGTGAAGGTCGCTCTCCGGGTGCGGGGGGGAAATCCATTCCCCATGGCTTCTTTTTTAAAGCGCCTCAGGACTGACCAGCTTTGCGGCAGCCCTCGAAGTTGTATAGGGCCAGGCTGGGGACCGAGCCAAGCTCAAGGTGAAGTGCCAGGTGCCCCAGCAGCCCCTTCACGCCCTCCGGACTCTGTTTAG